One segment of Haemophilus influenzae DNA contains the following:
- a CDS encoding MFS transporter translates to MSTQLRNNPMKVALASMVGTAIEFFDYYIYAAAAVLVFNTQFFQSDDPLSNDLLSLSTLALAFFARPIGSALFGHFGDKIGRKKTLVASLVLMGGSTVVIGLLPNYAQIGIWAPILLCVCRVGQGIGLGGEWGGAALVATENAPEGKRAWYGTFPQLGAPIGLFVANGTFFLVSYLLGHNALVEWAWRIPFVSSILLVAVGLYVRLTLHESHVFVEAEQKGKKLNAPVSVVFTKHLKPMIIGTFIMVATYSLFYIMTAFAQAYSRTAPKLSEAGYALGLGIPANTFTGLLLISAIVFGIFISISGVYADKIGRRKWLIWVTIAIGVLGLAMPLFLENGTPVSVFAFLVIGMAIMGMTFGPMAALLPELFPTEVRYSGASLAYNLASIIGATIAAMISLKINASFGVMGVGIYLAINVLMTLLALLASKETKNVDLTEI, encoded by the coding sequence ATGTCTACACAACTTCGCAATAATCCGATGAAAGTGGCGTTAGCCTCGATGGTCGGTACAGCAATCGAATTTTTTGATTATTATATCTATGCGGCTGCCGCTGTATTAGTTTTTAATACGCAATTCTTCCAAAGCGATGATCCGCTTTCTAATGACTTACTTTCTCTTTCTACGCTTGCACTTGCATTTTTTGCGCGCCCTATTGGTTCTGCATTATTTGGTCACTTCGGCGATAAAATTGGTCGTAAAAAAACCTTGGTTGCCTCCCTTGTTTTAATGGGTGGTTCAACGGTAGTAATTGGTTTACTTCCTAACTATGCTCAAATTGGTATTTGGGCGCCGATTTTGCTTTGCGTATGCCGTGTTGGTCAAGGTATTGGACTCGGTGGCGAATGGGGCGGTGCAGCGTTAGTCGCAACAGAAAATGCACCAGAAGGAAAACGAGCTTGGTACGGTACTTTCCCTCAATTAGGCGCACCAATTGGTTTATTTGTCGCTAATGGAACGTTCTTCTTAGTTAGCTATTTACTTGGTCATAATGCACTTGTTGAATGGGCGTGGCGTATTCCGTTTGTCTCTTCCATTTTATTAGTTGCAGTTGGTTTATATGTTCGCTTAACTTTGCACGAAAGCCACGTATTTGTGGAAGCAGAGCAAAAAGGCAAAAAATTGAATGCACCAGTGAGTGTTGTGTTTACCAAACACTTAAAACCAATGATCATTGGTACATTTATTATGGTGGCAACTTATTCTCTGTTTTACATTATGACGGCTTTTGCACAGGCATATTCTCGAACCGCGCCAAAGCTTTCTGAAGCAGGTTATGCGCTTGGCTTAGGTATCCCAGCAAATACATTTACTGGCTTGTTATTAATTAGTGCGATTGTATTTGGTATTTTTATTAGTATTTCTGGTGTTTATGCCGATAAAATCGGTCGTCGTAAATGGTTAATTTGGGTAACTATTGCTATCGGTGTGCTTGGTTTAGCAATGCCGTTATTCTTAGAAAATGGCACACCAGTTAGCGTATTTGCATTTTTAGTGATTGGTATGGCGATTATGGGAATGACATTTGGTCCAATGGCAGCGTTATTACCAGAATTGTTCCCAACGGAAGTGCGTTATTCAGGCGCATCTCTCGCCTATAATTTGGCATCAATTATTGGTGCAACAATTGCGGCGATGATTTCTTTAAAAATTAATGCGTCATTTGGTGTAATGGGCGTAGGGATTTATTTAGCAATCAATGTATTAATGACTCTCTTGGCATTATTAGCCTCAAAAGAGACTAAAAATGTAGATTTAACAGAAATCTAA
- the menH gene encoding 2-succinyl-6-hydroxy-2,4-cyclohexadiene-1-carboxylate synthase, with translation MINIIFLHGLLGTKNDWQKVIKNLPHFNCIPLDLPFHGQAKGVEVTNFEETAEYLSQQIKSAVKNEPYFLVGYSLGGRIALYYAMQAQVERSNLQGVILEGANLGLKTDEEKQARFQQDFAWSQRFVQESPENVLNDWYQQPVFSYLTAEERLQLVEKRKSNCGENIGKMLLATSLSKQPDFSEKVRLSSLPFFYFCGERDHKFQTIAKENQINLVTIPCTGHNSHLENSKYFSKKIENCILKIARP, from the coding sequence ATGATAAACATCATTTTTCTTCACGGACTTCTTGGTACAAAAAACGACTGGCAAAAAGTCATTAAAAATTTACCGCACTTTAATTGTATTCCGCTAGATTTGCCTTTTCATGGACAAGCCAAAGGCGTTGAAGTTACAAATTTTGAAGAAACGGCGGAGTATTTATCTCAGCAAATTAAAAGTGCGGTAAAAAATGAACCCTATTTTCTTGTTGGGTATTCTCTAGGTGGACGGATCGCTTTGTATTATGCGATGCAAGCTCAGGTGGAACGATCTAATTTGCAAGGCGTTATTTTAGAAGGGGCGAATCTAGGTTTAAAAACCGACGAAGAAAAACAGGCTCGTTTCCAGCAAGATTTTGCTTGGTCGCAACGTTTTGTACAAGAATCGCCAGAAAATGTGTTAAATGATTGGTATCAACAACCTGTGTTTTCCTATTTGACTGCAGAAGAAAGATTACAGTTGGTTGAAAAACGAAAATCAAATTGTGGGGAAAATATTGGCAAAATGTTGTTGGCGACAAGTCTATCCAAGCAACCTGATTTTAGTGAAAAAGTGCGGTTAAGTTCTTTGCCATTTTTTTATTTTTGTGGCGAACGAGATCATAAATTTCAAACTATTGCGAAAGAAAATCAAATTAATTTAGTGACAATTCCCTGTACTGGGCATAACTCACATTTAGAAAATTCAAAATATTTCTCTAAAAAAATAGAAAATTGCATATTAAAAATTGCTAGACCTTAG
- the menD gene encoding 2-succinyl-5-enolpyruvyl-6-hydroxy-3-cyclohexene-1-carboxylic-acid synthase, producing the protein MSVSVFNRCWSKVILETLVRQGVSHVCIAPGSRSTPLTLEAVRLQNAGSVTCHTHFDERGLGFFALGIAKATQSPVAIIVTSGTATANLYPAIIEARQTGVNLFVLTADRPPELWECGANQAILQQNMFGQYPVANVNLPKPKADYSAQWLISLLEQAAFQQKQQGGVVHINVPFAEPLYDATDEAVDSHSWLQPLQRWLIQTKPWMNVEAQQNEVLMHENWDHWRTKRGVVVVGQLPAEQAMGINSWASAMGWVLLTDIQSGVVPTTPYEDIWLASQTVREKLLQADIVIQFGARFISKRINQFLQAFKGEFWLVEQSGKALDPYHHSLTRFNAKAHHWLRAHPPLRQKPWLLEPLALSKFCATFIEQQVGGNLTEASFALRLPTLLPYNGVLFLGNSLLVRLVDALTQLPESYPVYTNRGASGIDGLLATAAGIGIGSNKPVVAVIGDTSTLYDLNSFALFKNVTQPTVIFVINNNGGAIFDMLPVDEQVKDQFYRLPHNGDFSQIATMFDLKYAHPYTWADLNSVVKQAYSRRKATLIEIKTNPSDGSSLYKRLIEQISHAVIGA; encoded by the coding sequence ATGTCGGTAAGCGTGTTTAATCGTTGTTGGTCGAAAGTGATTTTAGAAACCTTGGTGCGTCAAGGCGTTTCTCACGTTTGTATCGCGCCAGGTTCGCGTTCGACACCTTTAACTCTTGAAGCTGTACGTTTGCAAAATGCGGGTTCAGTCACTTGTCATACGCATTTTGATGAACGTGGTTTAGGTTTTTTTGCTTTGGGTATTGCTAAGGCAACTCAATCCCCTGTCGCAATTATTGTTACATCAGGTACTGCAACAGCAAATCTTTATCCTGCCATTATTGAAGCTCGCCAAACGGGTGTGAATTTATTTGTTTTAACTGCTGATCGTCCACCAGAGCTTTGGGAGTGCGGTGCAAATCAGGCTATTTTGCAACAAAATATGTTTGGTCAGTATCCGGTTGCAAATGTTAATTTACCTAAACCGAAAGCTGATTATTCTGCGCAGTGGTTAATTTCTCTACTTGAACAGGCTGCCTTCCAACAAAAACAACAAGGTGGCGTTGTTCATATTAATGTGCCATTTGCCGAGCCACTTTATGATGCAACTGATGAGGCTGTAGATTCCCATAGTTGGCTGCAGCCATTACAACGCTGGTTAATTCAAACTAAGCCTTGGATGAATGTGGAAGCTCAACAGAACGAAGTATTAATGCATGAAAACTGGGATCATTGGCGTACCAAACGTGGTGTTGTTGTGGTTGGTCAATTACCTGCAGAACAAGCGATGGGCATTAACTCTTGGGCAAGTGCTATGGGCTGGGTGTTACTGACGGATATTCAATCTGGTGTTGTTCCAACGACGCCTTATGAAGATATTTGGCTGGCAAGCCAAACTGTTCGTGAAAAACTTCTGCAAGCTGATATTGTGATTCAATTTGGCGCACGCTTTATTAGTAAACGCATTAATCAATTCTTACAGGCGTTTAAAGGGGAATTTTGGTTGGTTGAACAAAGCGGTAAGGCATTAGATCCTTATCATCATTCGCTGACAAGATTTAATGCTAAAGCACATCATTGGTTGCGTGCGCATCCTCCTTTACGCCAAAAGCCTTGGTTGCTTGAGCCATTAGCTTTATCTAAGTTCTGTGCGACCTTTATTGAACAGCAAGTAGGCGGAAATTTAACGGAAGCCTCGTTCGCATTACGTTTACCAACACTTTTACCTTATAACGGTGTTTTATTTTTAGGTAATAGTTTACTTGTTCGTCTGGTTGATGCGCTAACGCAATTACCAGAAAGTTATCCTGTTTATACCAATCGTGGCGCGAGTGGAATTGATGGTTTGTTGGCTACGGCAGCTGGAATTGGTATAGGTTCAAATAAACCTGTTGTTGCGGTGATTGGCGATACGTCCACTTTATATGATCTAAATTCTTTCGCATTATTCAAAAACGTTACGCAACCAACAGTAATCTTTGTGATCAATAATAATGGTGGCGCGATTTTTGATATGTTACCTGTGGATGAACAAGTCAAAGATCAGTTCTATCGATTACCGCATAATGGCGATTTTTCTCAAATCGCGACAATGTTCGATCTCAAATACGCTCATCCTTATACTTGGGCAGATCTTAATTCCGTTGTTAAACAGGCTTATAGTCGTCGCAAGGCAACGTTAATTGAAATTAAAACCAATCCGAGTGATGGTAGTAGTTTGTATAAACGCTTAATCGAGCAAATTAGTCACGCCGTGATTGGTGCTTAA